Genomic segment of Caproiciproducens sp. NJN-50:
ATCCGCCGAATTTTCCGCCGCCGTTCATCGCCGGATTGGAAAGCCTTGTGGCAGCCGAACCAATCTGCTGAAAGGAACTGCCCAGAGCGGCGCCAAAATCAAAGGTGCCCCGCGCCGGCGCGAGCCCTCCCCAGTAAATTCTTGGCCCGAACATAAAATACAGGTAACTGCCGGTAAAATACTGATCACGAAAAGCGGCCTCCCCAAGCTGGGGATACGCCATCCTCAATTGTTTACAGACCTCGCCGGAAACACCCATCATGGTCGCGTAAACCAAATACTCCTCCCAGAGTTCGAGCTGCGGCACCCCGTATTCTTTCATCCGGGAAAACTCAACCATATATTTTTTCAGGCCGTGCCACACGCCGTATTCATACTCTCCCCTTTCGCTCAGCTTCATTTTCGCGGACCCGCCGACCCATAGCAGAGCGCCGGAAATTAACAGGGAAAGCGGCAGATAGACCAGCAGGGCATTCAAAAAGCTCGTCGACAGAAATACGGCGGCCGCAAGAAAGACAAGCAGGGCGCCAACCCATTTGGAAGTAGAAAACAAAATCGGCCTTGCTTCATAATACCCCCGCTTTGAAATTTCCCGCTTTGCCGCAGCCAGAAAATCCTCCATTTTGCTGCTGACATATGAGCCATGCTGCTGTGCGTATTCTTCGAATTCTTTCATCGTAAAAGAATTTTCCGATTCCTCGCCCACTGTGAAAATCAGCTCGAAAAAGACCTTTTCACTCTCCGTCAGTTCCTTTCCATCGCTGTCCCCGGTCAAGATCACGGACAGCCGGTCCCCGCTGCTTTCAAAACGGACAAGGCCCTTCCGTGCAAGGCTTAATAGAGTGGCGCTAAACATCCTGTTTTTTTCTTTTTCACGCAGACCCGAATAAAAATAATATAGGTTGGCGATGCCGCCCGGACTGTTTCCCGGAGGTATTTCGCGGGTGTATTCCGGAACGGTAACAGGGTACCTTCTGTTTTTTTTGCGAAGCCTGAAAAAGAAATACAAGCTCAGGATGATCACAAGAACCGCGCTGACGGCATCAAGGATTCCAAGCACGAATTCCCTGTGGAGCTTCTGCGCATATTCGTCAGCCCATTGCTGCTCTTCCTTCTGGATTCCGGATAAAACGGACTGGGAGGAAATCTTTCCGGAAGACGGAAAGAGCTGCGGGGGCATGCAAAGGCGCACTTCCACGGAATGCCCGGCCGGGATGGAAGAAGCACGAAATCCGATCTGATCGGCCGAATCGATCGACAGATTGCTGCTCACATCCGTATGAAGCCAGGCATTCACATTGTCCTTCAAGCCGCCGGACGGGAAGCGGACGGTACCGCTGAGCGACGTGATGGGCATACTGAAATTGTTCGACAGAAAATAGTTGTATAGAACCGCCGTGTCTGCATAGACACTGACGATATTTTTCAGCCTGTAAGAAAAAGTAAAGGTCCGGACGCCCCTTTTGAGCGCGGGCATGAACCAGCCGATTTCAACGTCTTGCCCCGACCGGTGCAAATAACACCGATCCTGCATCTCGTCTCCGGAAACACTTTCCGGGTCCACATCCCCCGCGAACGAATAGGAAATCCTGCGGTCTTCGTCGTAGACAGTCAAATCCGTGATGTCGTCCGCTTTTTCGGCGTCCATCGGAAAACTACGGTACAAATTGCGGTAAGGCCTGTTCCGGTCTTTCAGATCGACTTTCCAGGTCTCCGAAACCGTCATATCGCCGTTTTCCATCAGAACGGCGGAGATGTTCAGCTGATCCAGAACCTGCTTGGAATGTTGGCCATAGTCCGAACAGCCGGAAAGCGGGATCATGCTGAAAAGCATCGCCGTGAAAAGAATCAGTCTGCCAAATCTAGCTTTTGAAACCATACGCGGGACATTCCATTTATTTAATCTCAAAACTTTACCTGCGGCACAGACCGGTCCGCTTCTTCGACTTCAAAATATTTCTTTCGTTCAAAGTGAAAAACCGACGCGATCAGATTCGATGGAAAATGCATGACATATTCATTGTATTTCATGGCAGTATCGTTATAGAACTGACGGGACATCGCGATTTTTCCTTCAATCTCACGCAGCTGTCCCTGCAGGTCCAGAAAGTTCTGATTTGCCTTCAATTCGGGATATTGTTCAGCGGTGGCGAAAAGATTGAAAATAGCCTTTGATAGCTTCGCATTATTTTCCATTGCCTCTTCCGGGGTTTTGGAATTCATTGCCGCGCTGCGCCATTTCGTCACCTCTGACAGAGTTGACTTTTCGTGAGCGGCATAGCCCTTCACGGTCTCTACCAAATTCGGAATCAAATCGACTCTTTTTTTCAGCTGCACATCGATCTGAGCCCATCCATTGTCGACGCGGACGGAAAACGATACTAATTTGTTATACGCGGAAACGCACCAGATAATCAAAATCAGCAAAATCCCCAAAAGTACTGCCAGCGGAATCCAACCCATTAAATCCCCCCTTTATCCACATTTTCTCCATGATATCAGAAATATATGATATTGATCGGTGAAAAGTGTAAAATTATTTTAAAGTCTTATTGGAAATGCGGTAACACAATGTCATCAGGCTGTCATTCAAATGCACGTTCTCGACGATGGCATCCGGATATTGCATGGAAATATCATAATGGCTGAAATTCCAAAAATTTCGGATTCCCAAACTGTAGAGTTTTTCAGCCAGTTCCGCCGCCGCGCTTGGGGGAAGACAGAAAATAGCCATTACGGGTTTTTCCTTTTTGCAGAATTCCTCCATCTCTGAAACGTCCTTCACCTTGAGATTGGCCAGTTCCATCCCGATCCGGTCAGGGGAGCTGTCAAAGATGCCGATCAAATGAAAGCCTTCCATTTCAAAAGACATATGGGTCCCGATCGCGCGGCCGAGGTTGCCGGCCCCAAACAGCACCGTAGGGTATTGGCTGGCAAGGCTGAGAATATTGGCGATTTCATCGCAAAGCTGGCTGACAATATACCCATATCCCTGCTGGCCGAATCCGCCGAAGCAGTTCAGATCCTGGCGGATCTGGGAAGCGGTAAGCCCCAGCTTGGCGGAAAGCTCCGTCGAAGAAATTCTTGTCACCCCTTTGTCCTTCAAATGGCTCAGGAAACGGTAATATCGGGGCAGCCTCCTGATAACAGACATTGAAACATTTTCACGTCTTGGCATGACGCATTCCTCCATTCCTCATCATGTGAAACATGAAATTTATTACGACTGATTCATTCGCGAACGTACGGCGTACAAAAAAGTTTCCGTATCGACTGTTTCTTTGCTTTGCAGCGTCGAAATACCCGCGAGGTCCCCCGTCATGATTCCGCTCTCGACAGTCCGAAGCAACGCCGCCTCCAGTTGATCCGCAAAACCGGAAAGCTCCGGCGTTCCGTCGAGCTCGCCCCTCTTTTTCAAGGCGCCGGTCCAGGCGCACAGGGTCGCAATCGGATTCGTCGAAGTTTTTTCCCCTTTCAGATAGCGGTAATAGTGGCGCTGTACCGTTCCGTGCGCCGCTTCATATTCATAGATGCCCTTCGGGGAAACCAGCACGCTGGTCATCATGGCAAGGCTTCCAAACGCCGTGGCGATCAGGTCGCTCATGACGTCGCCGTCATAATTTTTGCAGGCCCAGATAAAACCGCCGTCCGAACGGACGACGCGCGCGACGGCGTCGTCAATCAGCGTATAGAAATAAGTAATTCCCGCGCGTTTAAATTTTTCTTCGTATTCTTCTTCAAATATTTTCTGAAAAATATCTTTAAATCTGTGATCGTAGGTTTTGGAAATCGTGTCCTTTGTAGAAAACCAGAGATCCTCCTTCGCCTCCAGTGCATACTGAAAGCAAGAGTGGGCAAAATCGGCAATACTCTGATCCAGGTTGTGAACGCCCTGTACAACTCCGGCGGACTGAAAATCATGAATTGTCGTCCGGCTTTCCTTCCCGGA
This window contains:
- a CDS encoding DUF2207 domain-containing protein, with product MVSKARFGRLILFTAMLFSMIPLSGCSDYGQHSKQVLDQLNISAVLMENGDMTVSETWKVDLKDRNRPYRNLYRSFPMDAEKADDITDLTVYDEDRRISYSFAGDVDPESVSGDEMQDRCYLHRSGQDVEIGWFMPALKRGVRTFTFSYRLKNIVSVYADTAVLYNYFLSNNFSMPITSLSGTVRFPSGGLKDNVNAWLHTDVSSNLSIDSADQIGFRASSIPAGHSVEVRLCMPPQLFPSSGKISSQSVLSGIQKEEQQWADEYAQKLHREFVLGILDAVSAVLVIILSLYFFFRLRKKNRRYPVTVPEYTREIPPGNSPGGIANLYYFYSGLREKEKNRMFSATLLSLARKGLVRFESSGDRLSVILTGDSDGKELTESEKVFFELIFTVGEESENSFTMKEFEEYAQQHGSYVSSKMEDFLAAAKREISKRGYYEARPILFSTSKWVGALLVFLAAAVFLSTSFLNALLVYLPLSLLISGALLWVGGSAKMKLSERGEYEYGVWHGLKKYMVEFSRMKEYGVPQLELWEEYLVYATMMGVSGEVCKQLRMAYPQLGEAAFRDQYFTGSYLYFMFGPRIYWGGLAPARGTFDFGAALGSSFQQIGSAATRLSNPAMNGGGKFGGFGGFGGGGLGGGGFSGGGGGFGGGGGGGVR
- a CDS encoding LemA family protein gives rise to the protein MGWIPLAVLLGILLILIIWCVSAYNKLVSFSVRVDNGWAQIDVQLKKRVDLIPNLVETVKGYAAHEKSTLSEVTKWRSAAMNSKTPEEAMENNAKLSKAIFNLFATAEQYPELKANQNFLDLQGQLREIEGKIAMSRQFYNDTAMKYNEYVMHFPSNLIASVFHFERKKYFEVEEADRSVPQVKF
- a CDS encoding redox-sensing transcriptional repressor Rex; its protein translation is MPRRENVSMSVIRRLPRYYRFLSHLKDKGVTRISSTELSAKLGLTASQIRQDLNCFGGFGQQGYGYIVSQLCDEIANILSLASQYPTVLFGAGNLGRAIGTHMSFEMEGFHLIGIFDSSPDRIGMELANLKVKDVSEMEEFCKKEKPVMAIFCLPPSAAAELAEKLYSLGIRNFWNFSHYDISMQYPDAIVENVHLNDSLMTLCYRISNKTLK
- a CDS encoding NADP-dependent isocitrate dehydrogenase, which gives rise to MAEKIKMRTPLVEMDGDEMTRIIWKQIKDILLTPYVDLKTEYYDLGLKHRDETEDRVTEEAARAIEKYGVGVKCATITPNADRVKEYQLKKMWRSPNGTIRSILDGTVFRKPILVRGITPLVPSWKKPITVARHAYGDVYKNVEMTAPAGSKAELVVTDASGKESRTTIHDFQSAGVVQGVHNLDQSIADFAHSCFQYALEAKEDLWFSTKDTISKTYDHRFKDIFQKIFEEEYEEKFKRAGITYFYTLIDDAVARVVRSDGGFIWACKNYDGDVMSDLIATAFGSLAMMTSVLVSPKGIYEYEAAHGTVQRHYYRYLKGEKTSTNPIATLCAWTGALKKRGELDGTPELSGFADQLEAALLRTVESGIMTGDLAGISTLQSKETVDTETFLYAVRSRMNQS